The Triticum dicoccoides isolate Atlit2015 ecotype Zavitan chromosome 6A, WEW_v2.0, whole genome shotgun sequence genome has a window encoding:
- the LOC119319214 gene encoding B3 domain-containing protein Os03g0164300-like yields the protein MCYRMKKKKVQKTCKDVCDCPREYSVGYDPNSKADWMYSKKFMMSKCARKRLSCYVRSVKPAIRHYVCEMNKTFTKAGQRMYFSTLFTEKHLMKFLSSPVDRMRIKLSSGRCLTYVRLIKGVDKRVAITHNWSRFAERAKLKEREICVFSLRHCKEVPEFTVHKI from the exons ATGTGCTACCGTATGAAGAAAAAGAAGGTTCAGAAGACATGCAAGGATGTGTGTGACTGCCCTAGAGAGTACTCAGTTG GATATGATCCTAATTCTAAAGCCGACTGGATGTATTCAAAGAAATTTATGATGTCAAAGTGTGCTCGAAAGCGTCTTAGCTGCTATGTTCGTTCTGTTAAGCCTGCTATTAGGCACTATGTGTGTGAGATGAACAAGACTTTTACCAAAGCTGGGCAGAGAATG TACTTCTCTACTTTGTTCACTGAGAAGCACCTCATGAAGTTTCTCTCCAGTCCGGTTGACCGAATGCGGATTAAGCTTTCATCTGGGCGTTGTTTAACCTATGTTCGACTGATAAAAGGGGTTGACAAGAGGGTTGCTATAACACATAACTGGAGCCGCTTTGCGGAAAGAGCGAAGCTAAAAGAACGGGAAATCTGTGTCTTTTCTCTCCGACATTGCAAGGAGGTGCCAGAGTTCACTGTGCACAAAATCTGA